A window from Telopea speciosissima isolate NSW1024214 ecotype Mountain lineage chromosome 8, Tspe_v1, whole genome shotgun sequence encodes these proteins:
- the LOC122672171 gene encoding uncharacterized protein LOC122672171, with translation MEKRLRELTEQVEGLKKQATPDAYSLVGRHPYPLEIMTTPLPIGFKPPPFDRYDGTTNPTDHINYFNAMMTMYGGTEIVSCRAFPSSRMGATTSWFSWLPPNSITSFAQLCRAFVTRFQSSMKHKKMTVNLFSVKQRSDELIRSYVSWVNKESLDVRDLDEATAHTAMSNGLAHEDLIKDLAQKSTKSMAELLDSCNKFSNMEDVLQARKGKESKSEKKRSSTGDRKDEKRTRTDCRSKRADRARSPNYTPLNA, from the coding sequence ATGGAGAAAAGGCTAAGGGAGCTGACCGagcaagttgaagggcttaagAAACAAGCCACCCCGGATGCTTACTCactggtcgggcgtcacccctATCCGCTTGAGATCATGACAACACCGCTTCCGATAgggttcaagccacctcccTTTGATCGGTATGATGGGACTACCAACCCGAccgaccacatcaactacttcaacgcaatgatgaccatgtacggtgGGACAGAGATTGTTTCTTGCCGAGCTTTCCCCTCGTCCCGAATGGGTGCGACAACTTCTTGGTTCTCTTGGCTACCACCAAACTCTATTACAAGCTTTGCCCAACTttgtcgagccttcgtcacgcgtTTCCAAAGTAGCATGAAGCATAAGAAGATGACAGTGAACCTCTTCAGCGTGAAGCAGAGGTCGGACGAGTTGATCCGGTCGTACGTCTCTTGGGTCAACAAAGAATCCCTAGATGTTAGGGACCTGGATGAAGCCACAGCTCACACCGCGATGAGCAATGGACTTGCACATgaggacctgatcaaggacctggctcAAAAATCGACCAAAAGTATGGCCGAGCTCCTTGACAGCTGTAACAAGTTCTCAAACATGGAAGACGTCCTCCAAGCACGCAAGGGGAAAGAAAGCAAAAGTGAGAAGAAGAGGTCATCCACTGGCGACCGAAAAGATGAGAAGAGGACCCGGACTGATTGTCGATCTAAAAGGGCTGACCGAGCTCGAAGTCCCAACTACACTCCCTTGAATGCGTAG